CGCGGACCACGCGACGGCCTGACGTTCCGCGGGCGTGTCCCCTTGCACGTGGAAGTCCTCGCGGTCCCGCTCGGCCTGGCCCCGCCGTTCCTCGAGGTAGGTCAGGAAACCTTCTCGGAACCTCGGGGAGACCAGGCTCTCCGTGAGCACGGGGGTCATGCCGAGGGTCAGGCGGACATCAGGCGCCTCGGTGGCAAGACGGTCCAGCATCTGCAGGAGCGGCACGTAGCACTCCGCGGCGGCCTCGTAGAGCCACGATTCCCCGTGGGGCCACCGACCGTGGCCCAAGACCCAAGGAAGATGGGTGTGGAGGACGAAGACGACGGATCCCATCGGATTGTCGACCATCGTTTCACCCAAGGAAGGCAGGCGACGTTGATCTCCCGGGGCGACCCGGGCCATGCGGGAAAGCCCCTACGCACATTTGAATACACGACCCTCTTTGGACCACCGGGTTCTATGAAAGTTCTTTTTGCAGCAGCGGAAGCGTACCCCCTTGCGAAAGTCGGCGGCCTCGGCGACGTGGCGGGGAGTCTGCCCAAAGCCCTCCGGTCTCTCGGCCATGATGTCCGGATCGCGCTGCCCCGCTACGGAATGATCCGTGGCACGGGAGAGGATTTGGGTGCCTTTCCGGTTCGGATCGGGGGCACCACCCAGGAGGCGCACCTGCTCACATCAAACATCGATGGCGTACCCGTGTACCTCGTGGACAAGTCGGACCTGTACGACCGGCCGAAGGTCTATGAATACGAAGACGACGGCAAGCGGTTCGGGTTCTTCTGCAAAGCGCTCCTCGACCTCTTGCCTGCCGCGGACTTCTGGCCCGACGTGATTCACTGCAATGACTGGCACTCCGCCCTGGCCCCCGCGTTCCTCCGGACGCTGTATGCGGGCGACGAGCGCTACCGCACGATCCGGACGGGCTTCACGATCCACAATCTCCAGCACCAGGGACTGTTCGGTCGGGACCTGTTCGAATGGACGGGGCTGCCGCCGGAGTCGTGGGGGCCCGAGGGCGTTGAGTTCTACGGAAAACTGAACTTCATGAAGGCAGGTATCGTCTACGCGGACCGTGTCAGCGCAGTCAGCCCCACCTATGCCCAGGAGATCCAGACCAAGGAGTGCGGGGACGGCCTCGAGGGTGTCCTGAGCTCTCGCGGCTCAAAGCTTTCCGGCATCCTCAACGGCATCGATTACGACGTGTGGAACCCGGCCCGGGACGCCCAGATTCCCCACACGTACACGAAGTCGACGATCGACGGGAAAGCGAAAGACAAGCACGCCCTGCAGAAGGAGACGGGGCTTCCCGCGGACCCGAAGGCCCCTCTGCTGGGCATGGTCTCCCGAATCACAGAACAAAAAGGGCTCGATGTCCTTCTTCCGGCGCTCCCGGGCATCCTCGAGCTGCGTGCCCAAGCGGTCATTCTGGGCACCGGGGAGAAGAAGTACGAGGACCCCCTCGCGGAGCTTGCCGAGGGCGCGAACAACCTCGTGGCGTACCTGAAGTACGATGAGGCCCTGGCGCACCGAATCTACGCGGGTTCCGATTTCTTCCTCATGCCCTCCAGGTTCGAGCCCTGCGGGCTAGGGCAGATGATCAGCCTGCGGTACGGGACCGTGCCCATCGTGCGCGCGACGGGCGGGCTCGTGGACACCGTGACCGACGTGACCCAGGATCCGAAGAAGGGGAACGGGTTCGTGTTCGCGGAGTACACGCCAGAAGCCCTTCTGGACGCGACCCGCCGGGCCGTCGGGTTCTACCGCAGGCGGCGTGGCTGGAAGGGATTGCAGCAGAGGGCCATGGCCTCGGATTTCTCCTGGAAGAACTCCGCGGCCCAGTACGCCCGGTGGTACGAACGGGCCCGGGGCGGGTAGGGCTCGAGGATGAAGCCGATCGGCTTCGGCACGTCGTTCGCCGGGGCCGCCTAGCCGTGCAGGATCGAGGCGGCGTCCTCCGGCATCACCGGGTTGATGTAGAACCCGGTTCCGCGCTCGAACCCCGCGGTCTCCGTGAGCCGCGGGGTGATCTCCACATGCCAGTGGAACTTGACCTCCTTGCGATCGCAGGGCGAGGTGTGGATGAAGAAGTTGAAGGGAGGGTCGTCCAGGATATGATACAGGCGACCGAGCACGTCCTTGATCATCGACGCCAGCGGGGCGCGCTCGTCGTCGGTGATGTCCTCGAAGGCCATCTCGTGGGACTTCGGCAGGATCCAAGTCTCGAAGGGGAAACGGGCCGCGTAGGGCGAGATCGCGACGAACGATCGATTTTCGGACACGATCCGCCGCTCCTCCTCCAGTTCGGTCTCCACGACCTCGCAATAGAGGCACGAGCCGCCGGTGGCCTCGTAGAATCGATGGAGCGCGTTCACCTCCTCGAGGAGGAGGCGCGGGATGATGGGGGTTGCGATTAGCTGGGAGTGGGGGTGCGAGATCGAGGCGCCGGCCCGTTCTCCGTGGTTCTTGAAGATGAGGATGTACTTGAACCGCTTGTCCCGGGTGAGGTCAACGTACCGCTGCTTGTAGGCGGTGATTACCTCCTGCATCTGGAAGTCGCTCAGGGCGGAGACGTTGCTCTCGTGCTCGGGTGTCTCCACGATGACCTCGTGGGCGCCGATGCCGCTCATGCTGTGGAACAGCTGGGTCACATGACGGTGGAGCTCGCCCTCGATCTGGAGGGCGGGGAAGGCGTTCGGGATGCACCGGATCCACCATCCGGGGGTGTTCGCGCTGCCATCCTTCCGGTACGCGAGGATCTCCGGGGGCGTCATGGACTCATGGCCGGGACAGAAGGGGCACTTCGCCTTTTCGGTGGGTCGCGTCTGGGTGTGAAAGTCCGTGGGCCGCTTCGAGCGGGCCGGGGAGAACACCACCCAGGTGTCCGTCACGTAGTCCTTCCGGAGTTCGGGCATGGGACGCCTGTAGGGGACGGCCATCGATGAGGGCCTCCGTATTTTAGGGTTGTGCCGTGTCCCATTCGGTTCGGACGCTGACTGGCTCGAATCTCGCGAGATCAAGATTCGGTCCCCGGGTCGAGCCCCGACACGGACGCTTCACTCAGCTCACGAGGCGAGCCGCC
The DNA window shown above is from Thermoplasmata archaeon and carries:
- the galT gene encoding galactose-1-phosphate uridylyltransferase produces the protein MAVPYRRPMPELRKDYVTDTWVVFSPARSKRPTDFHTQTRPTEKAKCPFCPGHESMTPPEILAYRKDGSANTPGWWIRCIPNAFPALQIEGELHRHVTQLFHSMSGIGAHEVIVETPEHESNVSALSDFQMQEVITAYKQRYVDLTRDKRFKYILIFKNHGERAGASISHPHSQLIATPIIPRLLLEEVNALHRFYEATGGSCLYCEVVETELEEERRIVSENRSFVAISPYAARFPFETWILPKSHEMAFEDITDDERAPLASMIKDVLGRLYHILDDPPFNFFIHTSPCDRKEVKFHWHVEITPRLTETAGFERGTGFYINPVMPEDAASILHG
- the glgA gene encoding glycogen synthase GlgA, encoding MKVLFAAAEAYPLAKVGGLGDVAGSLPKALRSLGHDVRIALPRYGMIRGTGEDLGAFPVRIGGTTQEAHLLTSNIDGVPVYLVDKSDLYDRPKVYEYEDDGKRFGFFCKALLDLLPAADFWPDVIHCNDWHSALAPAFLRTLYAGDERYRTIRTGFTIHNLQHQGLFGRDLFEWTGLPPESWGPEGVEFYGKLNFMKAGIVYADRVSAVSPTYAQEIQTKECGDGLEGVLSSRGSKLSGILNGIDYDVWNPARDAQIPHTYTKSTIDGKAKDKHALQKETGLPADPKAPLLGMVSRITEQKGLDVLLPALPGILELRAQAVILGTGEKKYEDPLAELAEGANNLVAYLKYDEALAHRIYAGSDFFLMPSRFEPCGLGQMISLRYGTVPIVRATGGLVDTVTDVTQDPKKGNGFVFAEYTPEALLDATRRAVGFYRRRRGWKGLQQRAMASDFSWKNSAAQYARWYERARGG